GATTTCATTCGCGGCAACAATCCGAATGTGGTCTGGAGTGCAGTAGGCACTGGCGAGGCCGAGTGCGGGTCGTGCCATTCGCTCCCACCTATCGGTCACATTCCGGCCGCGCTGGCCTGCTCGTCCTGCCATGTCGGTGTCACCGATCAGCAAAACAACATCCTCGACCCCACGCTGCACATCAACGGCGAAAAAGACCTGTTCTAGGTCGCGCTCAACGCCGGATTTGAGTAGAGTTGTTCCGAAGACGATAACATGAGTTGCTCGCCTCTACGCCACCCGTAAGTGGTAACGGTCCACCAACCTGGCGCAGCGTTCTCAGTTGAGCATACTCTTGGCTCCCTGCGCGAGGGTCAGGACTCTACTTGTCGCACCAACTAGTCCCACGGATATCTCATGAAGAACCTACTACCAAGCGTCACCGGCCCTGCATTGGTCGTCATAGCAGCAGGAAGCCTTCTGGGCTTTGCAATTCTCCGGGGCAGCGGCTCTCCCGGCGGTTACACGGGAGCCCCAATCGATGGGCGCACCTGCACGAATTGTCATAGTTCGGCATCCGGCACAGGATCTCTCACGATTACTGCGCCTGCCAGCTACACCCCGGGCGTTCCTCTGGATATTACCGTGGAAATGGATGAACCGGGCGAAAGCGAGCACGGTTTTGAGCTTGTCGTAGTTGATGCCACAACCGGCAACAACGTCGTCGGTACGATTACACTTAATCAGAGCCTCGACGCCACGAAGTTTTCTCTCTCCAACACGCACGTGACACACGACAGCCAGGGAGGCGATCCTGGTCAGTGGAAAGTGACGTGGACTCCCGGAGTAAGTGAGACACAGGCCGTGACTGTGTATGTCGCTGGTGCCTCGAAGACGTCCAAGCCCGTCTACAACGAGACATGGACCATCTCGCTGGCGCTTCCCGTCGAGCTGTCCTCTTTCGA
This sequence is a window from Rhodothermales bacterium. Protein-coding genes within it:
- a CDS encoding T9SS type A sorting domain-containing protein; translation: MKNLLPSVTGPALVVIAAGSLLGFAILRGSGSPGGYTGAPIDGRTCTNCHSSASGTGSLTITAPASYTPGVPLDITVEMDEPGESEHGFELVVVDATTGNNVVGTITLNQSLDATKFSLSNTHVTHDSQGGDPGQWKVTWTPGVSETQAVTVYVAGASKTSKPVYNETWTISLALPVELSSFDVRLDGQNAILDWRTESESNNIGFDIQHADDSGSFEAVGFVPGAGTTSEARDYSYTINDLLPGTHRFRLRQIDFDGTTTVSEQIEVAVGVPDQFFLSEAYPNPFNPTTTFEFAVRQDQEVRVRVFDEMGRQVTDLFNGTLSANEAHRVTFDAAGLASGTYIIQLQGADFYESRQVVLLK